In Brachyhypopomus gauderio isolate BG-103 chromosome 2, BGAUD_0.2, whole genome shotgun sequence, the DNA window ACTTTCCATGGAAGCTCATATTAATAACATCactaaaacagctttttttcatcTGAAGAATATCGCCAGATTGCGCCCTTCTCTCTCAGACACTGTAGCAGAAACCCTTATACATGCCTTCATTACATCCAGActagattattgtaattcaGTCTTAGTTGGGCTTCCTGCCAGCAGCTTGAAGAAGCTCCAGTATGTTCAGAACTCTGCAGCTagggtcctcacacacactcgatCCTGGGAACACATTACTCCAAAGCTCAATGAGCTACACTGGCTCCCTGTCCATTTCCGTATACAGTTTAAGGTTCTTCTTTTGGTTTATAAATCTTTACATGGCATGGCTCCTGAGTACCTTTCTTCTCTGATACAAAGATATTGTCCAACACGCTCACTTCGATCTGCCGATGCTCAGTTACTGTCTATACCCCCCTCTAGGCTTCGCACATATGGTGGAAGAGCGTTCAGTGTTGTTGGCCCTAAGTCATGGAATTCACTTCCCATCCATCTTCGCACATGCCCTTCATTATCTACTTTTAAGAGACATCTAAAAACTTATCTTTTTAAGATTGCTTTTCTAAATGCTTAGTTCGTTTATACTCTGTTATCTCATTGTAATGTTTTTTAGCTGCTTTTATGATcatgattattattaattttcttCTTAGTACTGTTATTAACATTTTTTTCCTTTGCTGTTATGGAAAGTGTCCTTGTGTTATttgaaaggcgcttataaatAAATTCTATTATAGTCATATACTTTCGGGAGCTGACTGATtcctctctccaccacccctGTCGTGCACAATCAGAATGTTCCTGTGTGGCCCTGGCTTTCTGCCCTCTCTGCCTTCTGTGTCCTCCATTTCACGACCTTCCTGAGTTAGCCTTTTCATTCGCAACGATGAGGGTGAACACTTCAAAGAGCCCGTTAGAACCGTGTTGCTCTCCGGCTCAGCCAGCGTGGTTCTGCCTCGCCCATAGTGAGTCAGTCCCTTGCGGAAATGGATAGTGAAGAGACCATAGGTGATGGGGTCCAGGATGGCATTAAAGAGGCCAAAAATGAAAAGCATGTGCGTAAGTGAGTGGGATACAGTCTCCTCCAAGTCATCGGGGAGAAACCAGTACCACAGCCCCAACAGGTAGTACGGCGTCCAGCACACAATGAAGGATGTAACGATGACGATGCTCATTTTCAAAGTCCTCATGCGGGCCTTAGGGATGTTGTTGATGGAGCAGCGCAGGTGGACTCCTGTTGAGGACTCTGCAGGGAGGGCAATATGTGTTAGACTTGTAATTACAATCATTTGACTTGTAACTAGAATTATGTTTATTCATCTTTAGGTACGTGATGTATCTTTGCCTCTAAAACCACAACAGTGATTACAATAAATGAATAAGAAATGAGACCATTTACATATTGAAAAATGTCTGGCTATTATCACCTAGAATGAGCAATAAAGATATCCTTTACATTTTAGCCAGTGGGAGAATATAATGTATGCAAGtacatttcatttttattttcttcaaaCACTAAAATTAAACATGGAGTGAAAAAAATCCATAATTGTGGACAAGACATTATTCCTGGActattaataattacatcatcatcttcatggTAATTATTATTGCTCTTGTGAGTGTTTATGAGTTAATTATGACTTACTGTGTCCTTTGGTCATTCTCTGAGAGATTTCCACCAAAATACACGTATAACAGAAGATCATGATGACCAGAGGTAGCAGAAACAGACACACGAAGGTGAACATGTTGTATAGCGTCTCCTGCCAGCGCTTGGTGAAACTCCCCCGTGTGGTGCACTGTGTAAAGCTGGTTGGAACTGTGATTGTCACATTGTGAAATATAAAGACCTGTTGGGGAACAGGAAGACATCTTCCCATTACAGGGCTGTAAAAAGCAATACAACGAGGCAATATTAATCCTAAAAGTCCAGGCCTAAGCAGCCAAAAATCTTTTGATATTTTATGTTAAATCATATATGATCTTGACTGGAATTGGCTTCTGGTAATTTTTTAGCTGTTGGTTGACTGTGTGGTCATAAAGTGTGCAGTCTTGGACCTTACAAAGTGAATTATGTGACCGTGTGTGAACATAATGTGTACAATCCTGGACCTTGTGCTATGGCATTATCCCATCAGGAATCCTCAGCAATTAGGTTTTGTGTACAGAATAATTCTGTGTAAAATGTGATGTTCAGTGGAAAGAGCAACCTGAAATGGGGTGCAATCAATTGCATTAATATTGCAATAATTCTGTATGTAAAAATTCTGTACTTTACACATTACATTAATATATTCTTCATTTAATTTAATAGTCTAGCCACAGATCTGTGTTAAATAGATCCTACAGAATGCTGATGTTGGGATTTCATGGTCAGTCAGAGGGTCCTTGTAATACACTGTAGAACCTGCCACGCATAAAGCATCATGAAGCAGATGAAACATTCCTGCAGGTACTGCCAATGCCGAAGACTGATTACTAATGGCTCAAGAGATGTGAGAGTAAACTATTCAGTAAACTAATTCTCTGCAGCATCTATATGAGATTATGTTGAGATTATGTCGAGATTATGTAGAGATTATGTTAAGCTGGAGATCTGAGTGTATCACATAGTCTCTAATAGATAAGGAAAACTACACAATTATCATCTACAACACTAAAACAACTCTCTGTACTTCATCATGTGATTTGTGCCTTTAGAACAATGTTTTTTTCCCAGTGCCTAATATACATATTCTTAATTGACTTAAAACAAGCCCTAACAAGTTCAGTTTAGCAGACCACAAGTACTTGCTCGGGTGagaaaaaacatgaaaaaattATCCCAGGTCAGTGCCATTACATTATGCCATCATATTAAAATGGCCTGACAAACTTTGATCGTTATGTGCCTAAATGAGTCTACTGACCCATGGGAATGGAGCTAAAGTAGATTCAGACTCACATTAAGGATTAGACCGATTAAACTGTGAACAGTGTTCTCACACTACAACAAGACCAATCAACATCCCTTTCCATGATTGAACAAATTCGCTGAGACAGACATCAATGATTGTGGAACCTACTGTGCCCTACAATTATAATGCAATGCAATCTTCAGGTACCTTTCCTGTGAGTCTCACACCTGCAAGGAAACCTTATTCTCGTGATTAAAGGTCTGTCACATAACACAATTAAGCTCACATATTAAAGGACAGAAACAGAATAGGCAAAGGACATGCATGCATTCGTACACAAAGCAATAATATATGTAGCCAAAGTTGAACATAAGGTATATATTTAAGTACAGAAGTAGCACTAGACTAGATCTTATCACAAGATGTTTCCTCTGCAAGGTGTTTCTGGCCTCTGGATTTATTCTGGCTTTATTCTGGGTTTATTCAGTAAGTGCACTGGACTCAGTGCTGCTGCTCAGGGATAAAATGGAGGAAGAAagaacacaagcagaaacaagGATTCCTGACCGCGCACCTGAGGGACGGAGAACACGACGCTCATGATCCACGCAGCACTCAGCATCATCTTGCTCTTCTTTTTGGCCTCACTGATGGCCAGTGGGTTGAGGATGGCAGAGTGGCGGTCCAGGCTGATCACCACTGTGACGAAAGCACAGGAGTACATGGCCACCAGCTTGAGGAACATGAGGAGGCGACAGGCCAGGTCGCCGGCCCGCCACTGCACGGTCATGTTCCACGCCGCGTCCACGGGCATGACGATGAAGGTCACCAGCAGGTCGGCCACGGTCAGGTTGATGATGAGGATGCGCACGTGTGACTTGCGCCGGGCGCCGGAGCTGGCGGCCCACAGCACGGCCAGGTTGCACGCCGCTGACACGGCGCACAGGGTGAAGGTGATGACCACGCGGGCTTTGGCTGCTGCCGAGAAGGTGGGCAGACGCAAGGCCGTCTGCCCCTCGTCCCCACCGCTGGCGTTCAGCGCGCTGTCGGTTCTCTGCTCAAACGTGTGGTTCATCTCTAAAGTATCGGGCGGAGGGCGGAGAGCTGGCTTTAGTTGCTTGTCTTCGTCTGACATTAAGTTGATATTAGGATAGTAGAAAGAGGAATTGCATGTCAAAGAAGGGCTTGTGCACATACACTGTCATTCCCTCCTTGGATAAACTAATATTTCAACATAACGTGTGATTATATAGCCTGAAGAAGCGGATGGTAGAAGTATGAGTGTATGAAGGGGATCTTAAGTTGGGATTCAAAGCTGACATCCAGGTGTCATGTGATGGACACAGCTATGTGTGGAGGGGAGAGCAGGTTTGATCTATAGGGTCAGCACAGATTCATATATTCTGATTAGCAGAGGAAGATGGTAGAGTCCTTCTCATCACTGCAGCTAGTATCTGGCTTTATATTTGTTAATCTGAAAACGTGTGGGGAATACGTGGTGGAAGGTATGTGGAGTAAAACCTATTACACAATAGTTAACCTCATGAGTAAATTAAACGTAAAGAAAAATGCGAGAAAAAAATGCATTTAAGTACATTAATAGTATTCTAGACCTCCAGGCAAAGTTGGAACAGATTTCTATAAAGAGAACAAATTAACGCTGATATTAAAAATGACCAGTCGAAAATCATTCATAGATCCCGAGAGTCAATGCAACAGTCAATGCGCTGAATTAACTTTTTAAAATAAGTTACGCGTTCAAACGTGTTCTGTTTCCAACACGCTGTTCTATATTTCTTACTGATTATTATTGTTAGACTTACCCGGTAACCCTAAATATGTACCATCAAAATATTTTGCATATAGAATCCAATGACCTTGAATCACGTATCCGTGCTTCACAAATAAAAGGATACTTCGGAAATCAGTAGTCAAACGACGAAGCAGCTTGTTTGAATACACTGTACGGTCCAAGTCCAGTTAGAAAGAACACAAATTCAAAAACGTGCATCTGCTAAACGTGCGCACAGGTGTGTATCGCAGTTGTAGTCCAAGTAGACACCTGTTCATTGACTTACTGAAGATGGACGATAAAAAATAACACTACGTTCCAAGTTAAGACGAAATAGAATTGAATTTTATTCAATGTTTTTTTATAACCGAAATAAGAGCATTGAAAATGATTCGGATACTAATATTCTAATAGGCTACATATTACATCTTCAAATGAAACGTGTTCACGGTCGGAGTGCAGACCGAGTGTAGAGATGTTCACTCTGCTGGTGTAGTTTGCTGCCTCGGGTCTTCAGATACACGCCCAAAGCCCTGGAGCGCCACTTTATTCCAGCCTGCCACCCAAATCACATCCTTTTGTTGACGCACTTCTGCCGTGTACGTTtgaatttaaaagaaaaacctcTTCCTTTGAGAATTCTCCTGATGATCCCATATTTGAAACGAACAATATAGGGCAATGCTGCGTGTAAATAGACTTCGAATGGACAAAAAGTAAATTCCTTTTTATTGCAGCCTTATAGTGTAAAAGGCTTACAATTAGTGTTCTCAGCGTTGAACTCAGTAACATGCTTTTCCAGGTGACACCAAAAGTGCAGAGGGTACCATCTAGCAAAGACtaatttaaaacaaacaaacaaaaattatataatgaataataataataataataattattattattattattattattattattattattactgcagcaacagcaacaataataataatacaaagcTAGGATTCAGTTAGACTGAATCAAATtacaaacatttacatttcCCTGGAGTGCATGCATGATGTATTTGTTCCTAATCAGAATCAGGTCATTCATTACCAGATAATCTATGGACAACTAACTGATGCTTGCAGAACTCATGTGATATAGAGCATCAGAGTTTATAAAGAGGCAAAGAAAGTTATATGTTATATACTGTATAAGATTGATAGAATGCAAGAATGTTATATACATGATTGATAGAACACAAGAATCACATAGTTCCAGATCTAGCATTAGCTTAAAAACATAGTTGTTCCATATAAATAGCTTAAAATCTGAATACTGAAGGTGTAAAAATGATTAATGATGATATAATTATAATTGGTTTAAATTACAAGAATGACTTACAAGTTAATTCTTCTCAGATTAATAAATTGTAGTAAGAATCTAATTTCTGTGTGTAACCTCATTTTATGATGATGTGGATGATGCAGTCAACTTGGCCCTGCATTTTAAGCTCCAATGTAATGTTTGTGGACCACAGCTTTGCCTTCAGTACTGTAGTGCCAGAGATCCTGCAAGTGAAACTGTCCCAGCTCTATGTGTCAGATTCTATCTGCCTATGAATCACAGACGTCCTGATGAACAGCAGTCAACAGGTGCGGCTTGAAAACACGCGTCAAATACCTGGACTGTTAATACTGGAGTGCATTAGATTTGCAGGTGTTTGCAGGTGACACTACCATGGTTGGTCTCATAACCAACAAGAACAGAAGTAGGAATAAAGTAGAAGACCTAGTGTCCTGGTGCagccacaacctggagagactggAGATGGTGGTAGAGCTCAAACTCAAGCCTTCTCCACCCCAACGTCCCAACATAAGTGGCTCTGTGGTTTCCACTGTGTAATCACTCAAGATCCTGGCCACCTCCATATCCTGAAATAGAAGAGGAACACAGTCCCCATCACCAAAAGAGCACAGCAGAAGTTATTTGGCTGTGTGGTCTGGTTCTGATCAGTTATCAGAGTCCATCCTCACCTCATCAATAAACCACCTGCTTTGAATCCACCTCACATGAGCGAGCCAAACCAGCACATAATCAGGGCAGGGGACAGAATGATCAGCTGCAGTCTGTTAATGCTTCAGGACAAAAACATCTGCAGGGTTACAAAGTGTGCTGGCAAGATTGTAGCTCACCCTTCTCACCCcagacaccacctcctctagcCACTTCAATACCAGCAGAATACCAGCACAAAAATACTAGCACAAAAATACATGCAAACAGCTCTTCTCCAAAGCTGTAGTTTTCATTCTCTGCAAAGGGCACTGCATTTTAAACAAAACCTAATTTTCCTCTCATACAATTACCCAACTCTCATGTAGCAATGTGCATCTTTTCACAACTGCACAGTGTCAATAATTCTGCAGTatactgtaaataaatgtacatgGTTCACAAACTCTGCATTGTACTGTAAACAATAGATAATAATCTGCTCtgtcacacatgtgtacacatcatGTCAAATTCCTCTATGTCTAACATGCTTGGAGAAATAAAATCATTCTGATTCTGGTTTAAAGTATCTGTAGTGTTATGACAGTGTCTGTAAGGCAgtaatgaaaagagagagactgCATGAAGAGTGAGACTGCATGAAGAGTGAGACTGCATGAAGGGTGAGACTGCATGAAGGGTGAGACTGCATGAAGAGTGAGACTGCTTGAAGAGTGAGACTGCTTGAAGAGTGAGACTGCTTGCAAATATATGCTATAAAGTGAGACTGCTTGACTGCTACTTCACAGTGTAGAGGAAGTGGGCTTACCtatcaaaaaaacaaaccaacaaacaaagGCTGAAAAGATATTTTCAAAGAAATTAAACAGCCTTTGCTATCGTCCCCACCACACATCACCAGGAGAACAAGGGGGTACAACCAAAAAATAGCGTCAAACTCCTTACTTCAGATCTACTGTACACGTTATCTACAAtatttacacatatatacaaaagATATTTTCACAAGCAAATAAATACAAGGGCTTAGCAACAAGCTTTGATTGTTATCAAGAGCAAAGGTCAAGCCTACCACAGGAGTTAAGAGGCACATGCAGACAAATACACAGTTATAAATCCTACAATTAGCTCAAATGAATGTTTCATAATTTCTATACTATACACGTCTAAGGACTGATGAGAATCAATCGTAAGTCATCTTCCTGAATCCTGTGTGTTCCTGCTTCTGTTTTCTCATTGTTCAGCCTCCAAGGTCCACACCCATCTCCAGCTTTGATGTCTTACGTGAAGGGAAGGCCTGCAGAAGAGCTACAGAACAGCTTAGGATACTTTGTCTCCACCCTTGAAACATGAAACACAGGAGTTGAGGTGTTGGGGTCATGGCTGTGCTATGGCTCTTTTCTACATGGCTGCATTTGGACCCACCTCAGGTCCATCCATCACAGTCTATGTCTTCTTGAAGTACGCTGACTCCTGCTCTATAATACATCAGAGATCCACTTCAAGAATCACAGCTTGTGCATTCTGATTTGAGTTTGGCAACAAATGCTATTGTGATGTGAATTATAAGTGTTAAGATACTTGCCTAGTAAATGGAAGGTTGCCAGTTTACACCCCAATACTGCAAAGTTTCTCTTGGtctcctgagcaaggcccttcaTCCTCAGTTGCTTGGATTCTAGAGTGAATTCTGTAAATGGTGATGATGATTTACGGTGCTCATGGGGACTGGTAGTAGCTGGGAGACGGGGACCTCTGATGGCCGGAGGGGTGCATGACATGAGCATTCCTGACAAATACGGGGTGTGCTATCCTTCATAACATGTGTTCTATTGTGTTTACCACGCCAGTAAGGTGAGGCCATGCAATACATTGATTTGATCACAGCTAAGGGTGTTTGGGTACAATGGGAATCCTCTAACACCCTTGAAGTTAGAGGATTCCCAATGTACAAGCTGTAACACAATGGCAAAGATGAATCTATTTAGTGAAGGATTGCATTAATACAGAATCCAGTCAGTGCAGTTGTGGATGTGTGAATGTCAAGGATTTTACAACAGCTTACAACAGGGCTCAAGAATTGTCCATTTTCTAAACAAAAAGCAAAATGatgttaaatgtaaaatgttaaatAATCATTACTATGATGTTTTGCATCCATGGCCAGCTGTTTACAAACGTCTTTATTAAATGAACAATTGATGATGTTACTGACAATGTTACTGAACATTTATCATGCTGAACTTTGTTGCCTAAgttacagcagtgacactgggcAAAATACTAGCACCCCACCACAAAAGGCAGATGGAGGCCCAACATTACCAGCAGATATCaccaacatgactggcatgtagTAACACCAACAAAAATTAAGATGGTGCTGACTCTTAGAAGTTTGCTCTGATCTGTATTCAAGCACACTAACAGCGTGCTAACCTAAAATGCTCTTACCATTAACAATGCCCAACACATCCCTTCTTCACAAGCAGCAAATTCCTTCACAATGTCTATCAGACGCATTTGACGAGGATGCTGAGAATACCAAGTGCAGAAAGCCTGTCTTGGGACATTGTACTTCCTGGGAGCTTTTGATGAGTTTCACATTGGCATAGTGAGCCATCTATATTTGCTTGGTGagcaatatatatttttatatattcaaATATAAAGACCAATGCAAAAGAGATGTTTGAAGACCGCTTTCTCAATAAATAAGTGTCACGGttacagctccggacccttccctgtgggcgtgccgttatgtcgtctgcgtgctgttatgtccatattagtagttccgtgggtgtgggttgtctgtgagcgtgttcgtagtctcacctgtgccttgtctcgagatcacgagggtctgtgttaacaacctatttaatgtgcgttcgcgcagtgtcttgtgctcgtctttgtctaaagttcatgcctctGTAAGCCTCCGCATTTGCGGGCTTACATtatctgtgctgggctttgcgtCTTTTTGTATTAAACGTTCTGTGTTTCACCGCAagacgctcgtcgtgtctcctccttcctcccacACGCCAGCGTCACAATAAGTAGATTTGAAATGACTCTATGATTTTTTAACACAGTTGGATCTAAGTTCACCTTTTTCAGGAGAAACCTGACATGACCAAAATACTTATTATATACTGCAAATGCTGATTCCAAACTCCTGCCTCTTGTCTTTTTTCTCCTATATTTCTCCTTATTTATTAATTCAATACACATATGTTTATTTATAATACCCGAGAGTCGGGAGTGATCTTCTCATTTTTGGTACATAAGAAATTTCAAATTATCAAACTGCTGATGTTTATGAGTTGAGACTGAAGTAATAATCATTCATAAATTTATCAAAATTTATGTTTTAATTAGGGCCATGCTTCAGTTAATCTTATTAATTATAACAATTGAAATGTTAATATAGCTACACTGATGTCTGGTTTTAAATTATGTGTATTCTGCTTTTCTACATTCTCTCCTTTGGTGTTGAATATGATAATATTATTATTTCTGGTACTTTTTGCTTATACGAAATGGTTTTGAATTTAACTGGTACAATCACAGCCATGACACTCCTAATTTTTTATTTGATATCCAGTAGAACTGACCCACATTGGATCCAGTGAAAATGTTGAGCCTGGCCGTAATGTCTGGTAAATCAACTAAGCTCCTGGTATGTTATTTGCCTATGGGTGATACATGGAGATCAGGCTAACAACACGAACTACCAGTGTCTCCATGAATACCTTCCGTGTGCATGAGATGAAATGACATCCCCATCATGAAAAATCCACAGAGACTCAAACTTCAGCTGCTTGGAAAAGCAGTATGGTGCCCCCAACACAGGGATTTAAGAGGAAAAGCAAACTTCAAGAACTTGTAGTGTGTCATAACCTCATGAATGTGCGAGGTCTGTAAGAATATCTAAGGACAGATGACACATGATAGTGAGGGAGTTGGAGAAGAGAGGATTTTACTGCATGTGTGTTAAACTGGCTTTTTGATGTAGTATAAATATAACACGAACGCACATGTGACCTTCTTTGTCAAAGTCGACCACCGGTATTTTTCCAAAAGAAGCTCAGAGGACAAAAGAGGAGGTAACTTAGAACCTTGGAGAGGTACAGGGTGAGGCTGAGTGAGGCTGAGTGGTGATTTGTTCTCCTGTTTGGGAATATGGTCTCCCATGGGACAGCATCTACAGGCAGATGGGGAAATAATGGCTTCAGGTTCTTAGAACAAGGCAGGCGTGTTTATACAGCATATTTCATATGCagtggcaattcaaagtgcctCACAAAAAAGACTTGGTACACAGATACATAAAATTGAAAAGTTGAAAATAAGATCAACTGATATAAACAGAACAAATTTCAAAAAGAGATCTAAATAAACTATAACTAAAGAAATTACTCctgtaatgcagtgttacagGAGGTACGTGGACAGTGTTTAAATTGAACTGAACACCTGATGAAATAAGAATGTTTTTAGTCTAGATTTAAACTATTGTAATTTAGTGGACTGAATATgatgtatatataataaaagttcCTGTACTAGGTTACAATTAGAGCTAGTAAACAGGGCACTTCTAACCAGTGTCTGCACTCTTCACATCTTAAAGCTCACAATGAAAGGCATATGAGCTGGAAACCCACATGTCAAACGGGAGGAGTCACAGAGAATTGTGGGAAACAACAAAGCTAAGATCCTGTAGGTCCTCCCAGATCATGAAAGGATTTGAAAATGTTCCAGAGACTGAAAGAAAAAATGTAAAGAAGGCTAGCATAAAAGTTGCACAGATGGAAATGAGGTTCACAAGCCCAGTTGTTCCTAAGGGGGATAGGTATGTGGCTCTGATATATCACTGCAATAACAGCATCGATCTCACTCCAGAAGAAAGTTAAAAATACAGGTCTAGACTTTCAAACACCCAAGGGTCCAAACTcccaacattttacattttaagttCAAACAAGCAAGTTCCAATAAAGAACTAACATGGAAAACTATGCACAAACCAAATGCAATAAATTGACTACACATTAAATGTAACCCGTACTATAGACTTTGATGAATTTGTAGAAGATCTGAAAAGGGACTGTCTGGAGAGCTACAAGTAACTGTTGAATTCAAAACAAATCTGCTTTACCCTTCCAGCATTTGTGAATTCTTAACGGCTTGAAAGTGTCAGAGCCTAGACATTAGAATCCGTCTGATTTTATCTTTCTTCTAGAGTAGACATGACCTGATGACGTGATGTTTTCTAAAGCATGTACATGAATTCGTTCATTCATTTGTACTTAGTGTATTTGTATGTCCTCTTTTTAGTGAACAAACACTATTGAACTGGGATACAGCTGACAATTAAATGCAGAGAATATTTAAAGATTAAAAACTTTACACTACTTTGCAAATATAAAGAGCAGATTACTAGACTCCAACGAGCAATGGTCAGATTATCACACATTCTTACAGTTTCCTCTCACAAGACTACTATGGTGTAGTGTGCGCTCTGAATATTCAGTTGTTAGAGTGTACAGCCCTGAGAATATTCTGGCATGGTGTTCTTTGAACTGCTAAATTAACCACTGATTGATCC includes these proteins:
- the gnrhr4 gene encoding gonadotropin releasing hormone receptor 4; its protein translation is MSDEDKQLKPALRPPPDTLEMNHTFEQRTDSALNASGGDEGQTALRLPTFSAAAKARVVITFTLCAVSAACNLAVLWAASSGARRKSHVRILIINLTVADLLVTFIVMPVDAAWNMTVQWRAGDLACRLLMFLKLVAMYSCAFVTVVISLDRHSAILNPLAISEAKKKSKMMLSAAWIMSVVFSVPQVFIFHNVTITVPTSFTQCTTRGSFTKRWQETLYNMFTFVCLFLLPLVIMIFCYTCILVEISQRMTKGHKSSTGVHLRCSINNIPKARMRTLKMSIVIVTSFIVCWTPYYLLGLWYWFLPDDLEETVSHSLTHMLFIFGLFNAILDPITYGLFTIHFRKGLTHYGRGRTTLAEPESNTVLTGSLKCSPSSLRMKRLTQEGREMEDTEGREGRKPGPHRNILIVHDRGGGERNQSAPESI